One stretch of Arachis hypogaea cultivar Tifrunner chromosome 20, arahy.Tifrunner.gnm2.J5K5, whole genome shotgun sequence DNA includes these proteins:
- the LOC112786612 gene encoding probable disease resistance protein At4g27220 isoform X1, with amino-acid sequence MGRPKNPIWNQVTIIAESEKERKWLCNRCRKQYAGGATRINEHLGITKGKGNITLCPRRHDLLANEGVNNSMLPGSSNQMEAPNEFGLNNGVLPASSNQLEDSNGLDSLTGFELADPMNSYHEKAEGHRNMISACFDGPIDQNDVAGPSNMVEGLPHSDEVLEGGSSGFETDIEDEVLESGSSGFETDIEDEVLEELRELVDELTGWEEEVKEELQWLEYCGKKKREREEADDWLKKAEDFKKEARGIIDSFPRDALQDLQMKTDNLRCRLNLLENATPVCCDDDIHMDAYFTKMRKLLRNDNVFFISVCGMGGVGKTWLVTHFRNQIRRNKSFNFENVFWVTVSQDFSILKLQNSIAKRIGEKLDDDDEITDRAEILSSALEKIDRSVLILDDVWNYIDLQKIGIPLRINGIKLILTSRLKHVFRQMDCPTSNVIEMEPLSVEEQEWELFLLNLGCDGRPASLSGEVENTVKSVVKMCEGLPLGITVMARLMKGVNDDINIWKHALSKLEDSSMGEDMEEEVIKVLKRSYDQLADKTIQNCFLQHALYSEVSDEVFIMNLVDEGLIQSTSSLEKIFVQGKAIVAKLNSHSLIDCLWDPDSSDLHMHGLLREMASHIMKGRFMLRCRKRLDNIPEMQEWTPQLEKVSLMGNCIEEIPEGISPECPQLSTLNFSINMIRYIPDCFFYRIKALTLLDLSHNEELTSLPNSLSSLRCLKSLLLKGCRSLESVPPLGNLQELSRLVISGTSIKEVPDGLEVLTKLRWLDLSQNRKLVCVEWSVIFGLTNVQYLNLEKTSITGEVGIVHGMMSRLEYFVGSFQVAKHLADFVENILNRDGGLKCYHIGFRAWDLFWEPDFTGRKRKLITVEDFEGFEFLLPSDLDQLVIRNIEQWSGDLCGAFSFKAPSSLREIIVWRWPKLERLCCMSGDCSFCQHLQNLQSLELYKLERLDAIWSEEDEFIGLPNLSQLKISYCDRIERLMGAAALAKFPKLESIEVDSCLSMKEVFATGMSEDDPDLTITFPNSFKRLHLSELPELVSVCDSIIVSESPPDVTACFCRQLRQSHFRHKQSPSASESNIKIRN; translated from the exons ATGGGGAGACCGAAAAATCCCATCTGGAATCAAGTTACTATAATAGCAGAGAGTGAGAAGGAGAGGAAGTGGTTGTGCAATCGCTGTCGCAAGCAATATGCAGGAGGCGCTACAAGAATTAATGAGCATCTGGGAATTACAAAAGGGAAGGGGAATATCACTTTATGTCCTCGTCGTCACGACCTTCTTGCTAATGAAGGAGTAAACAATTCTATGTTGCCTGGTTCAAGTAATCAAATGGAAGCTCCAAATGAATTTGGTTTAAACAATGGTGTGTTGCCTGCTTCAAGTAATCAATTGGAAGATTCAAATGGATTGGATTCATTAACAG GGTTTGAACTTGCGGATCCTATGAATTCCTACCATGAAAAGGCTGAAGGTCATCGTAATATGATATCTGCTTGCTTTGACGGTCCAATAGATCAAAATGATGTGGCCGGACCCAGCAATATGGTGGAAG GTTTGCCACATTCAGATGAGGTTCTGGAAGGTGGTAGCAGTGGTTTTGAAACTGACATTGAAGATGAGGTTCTGGAAAGTGGTAGCAGTGGTTTTGAAACTGACATTGAAGATGAGGTTCTGGAAGAACTACGTGAATTGGTTGATGAATTAACCGGCTGGGAAGAAGAAGTTAAAGAAGAACTGCAGTGGCTGGAGTATTGTGGTAAGAAGAAGCGTGAAAGGGAAGAAGCCGATGATTGGTTAAAGAAAGCGGAAGACTTTAAAAAAGAAGCTCGTGGCATAATTGACTCGTTCCCTCGGGATGCTTTGCAAGACCTTCAAATGAAAACAGATAACTTACGCTGCAGATTGAACTTGCTGGAGAATGCGACACCTGTCTGCTGTGATGATGATATTCATATGGACGCATATTTCACAAAGATGCGAAAACTTCTAAGGAATGACAATGTCTTCTTCATCAGTGTATGTGGAATGGGAGGAGTGGGAAAAACGTGGCTAGTAACTCACTTTAGGAATCAAATAAGACGGAATAAGAGTTTTAATTTTGAGAATGTATTTTGGGTCACAGTATCCCAAGATTTTAGCATTCTTAAATTGCAAAACTCCATTGCCAAAAGGATAGGTGAAaagcttgatgatgatgatgagataaCCGACAGGGCAGAAATTCTGTCATCTGCACTGGAAAAGATAGATAGATCAGTGCTTATCTTGGATGATGTTTGGAATTATATTGATCTGCAGAAGATAGGAATTCCGCTCAGAATAAATGGGATCAAATTGATTCTAACAAGTCGTCTGAAACATGTGTTCAGACAAATGGATTGCCCGACAAGTAATGTAATAGAAATGGAACCTTTATCGGTGGAAGAACAAGAATGGGAATTATTTTTGCTAAACCTAGGATGTGATGGAAGGCCTGCAAGCCTTTCCGGTGAAGTGGAAAATACTGTAAAATCTGTTGTAAAGATGTGTGAGGGCTTGCCACTTGGAATTACCGTGATGGCAAGATTGATGAAAGGGGTAAATGATGACATCAATATATGGAAACATGCACTAAGCAAACTTGAAGATTCATCAATGGGAgaagacatggaagaagaggttaTAAAGGTATTAAAACGAAGCTATGACCAGCTGGCAGACAAGACTATTCAAAATTGTTTCTTGCAACATGCATTATACAGTGAGGTTTCAGATGAGGTGTTTATTATGAATCTCGTTGATGAAGGGTTAATACAATCAACGAGTAGTTTGGAAAAAATATTTGTCCAGGGGAAAGCAATAGTAGCTAAACTCAATAGCCATTCATTGATAGATTGTTTGTGGGATCCTGATTCCAGTGATTTGCATATGCATGGCTTATTGAGGGAGATGGCAAGTCATATTATGAAGGGAAGGTTCATGCTGAGATGTAGGAAAAGGTTAGATAATATCCCTGAGATGCAGGAGTGGACACCACAGTTGGAGAAAGTTTCATTGATGGGCAATTGTATAGAAGAAATTCCAGAGGGCATATCACCAGAGTGTCCGCAGTTGTCCACCTTGAATTTTAGTATCAATATGATTAGATATATTCCAGATTGTTTTTTCTACCGCATTAAAGCTCTGACTCTACTTGATTTATCCCACAATGAAGAGTTAACATCCTTGCCGAATTCGTTGTCTAGTTTGAGGTGCCTTAAATCATTGTTGCTCAAAGGTTGTCGCTCGTTGGAATCTGTGCCTCCATTGGGGAACCTGCAGGAGCTTTCAAGATTGGTTATTTCAGGGACATCAATTAAGGAAGTACCTGATGGGTTGGAGGTACTGACCAAGTTGAGATGGCTTGATCTATCTCAAAATAGAAAACTCGTGTGTGTAGAATGGTCTGTGATATTTGGTTTGACTAACGTGCAATACCTTAATCTCGAGAAAACATCTATAACAGGAGAAGTAGGAATTGTGCATGGCATGATGAGTAGGTTGGAATATTTTGTAGGCTCTTTTCAGGTAGCTAAGCACTTGGCTGATTTTGTGGAAAATATCCTCAACAGAGATGGTGGACTCAAATGTTATCATATCGGTTTCCGAGCTTGGGATTTGTTTTGGGAACCTGACTTTACTGGGAGGAAAAGGAAGCTCATAACTGTGGAGGATTTCGAAGGATTTGAATTTTTGCTGCCAAGTGACCTTGACCAATTGGTTATAAGAAATATTGAACAGTGGAGCGGAGACTTATGTGGAGCTTTCTCATTCAAAGCTCCTTCTTCACTGAGGGAGATAATAGTGTGGCGTTGGCCAAAATTGGAGAGATTGTGTTGTATGTCTGGTGACTGTTCCTTCTGCCAACATCTCCAAAACCTTCAATCTTTGGAGCTATATAAATTGGAAAGACTAGACGCCATCTGGAGTGAAGAAGACGAATTCATAGGTTTGCCCAACTTGAGTCAATTGAAGATCTCGTATTGTGATAGGATAGAAAGGTTGATGGGAGCTGCGGCACTTGCAAAATTCCCAAAACTAGAGAGTATAGAAGTGGATAGTTGTCTGTCAATGAAAGAGGTATTTGCAACGGGGATGAGCGAGGATGATCCTGATCTCACAATTACGTTCCCCAACTCATTCAAGCGGTTGCATTTATCGGAGCTGCCAGAATTGGTGAGTGTGTGCGACAGCATTATAGTCTCTGAATCCCCTCCAGACGTTACGGCCTGCTTCTGTCGACAACTAAGACAGTCCCACTTTCGGCACAAGCAATCTCCTTCAGCTTCTGAGTCTAATATTAAAATACGAAATTGA
- the LOC112786612 gene encoding probable disease resistance protein At4g27220 isoform X2 has translation MGRPKNPIWNQVTIIAESEKERKWLCNRCRKQYAGGATRINEHLGITKGKGNITLCPRRHDLLANEGVNNSMLPGSSNQMEAPNEFGLNNGVLPASSNQLEDSNGLDSLTGFELADPMNSYHEKAEGHRNMISACFDGPIDQNDVAGPSNMVEDEVLEGGSSGFETDIEDEVLESGSSGFETDIEDEVLEELRELVDELTGWEEEVKEELQWLEYCGKKKREREEADDWLKKAEDFKKEARGIIDSFPRDALQDLQMKTDNLRCRLNLLENATPVCCDDDIHMDAYFTKMRKLLRNDNVFFISVCGMGGVGKTWLVTHFRNQIRRNKSFNFENVFWVTVSQDFSILKLQNSIAKRIGEKLDDDDEITDRAEILSSALEKIDRSVLILDDVWNYIDLQKIGIPLRINGIKLILTSRLKHVFRQMDCPTSNVIEMEPLSVEEQEWELFLLNLGCDGRPASLSGEVENTVKSVVKMCEGLPLGITVMARLMKGVNDDINIWKHALSKLEDSSMGEDMEEEVIKVLKRSYDQLADKTIQNCFLQHALYSEVSDEVFIMNLVDEGLIQSTSSLEKIFVQGKAIVAKLNSHSLIDCLWDPDSSDLHMHGLLREMASHIMKGRFMLRCRKRLDNIPEMQEWTPQLEKVSLMGNCIEEIPEGISPECPQLSTLNFSINMIRYIPDCFFYRIKALTLLDLSHNEELTSLPNSLSSLRCLKSLLLKGCRSLESVPPLGNLQELSRLVISGTSIKEVPDGLEVLTKLRWLDLSQNRKLVCVEWSVIFGLTNVQYLNLEKTSITGEVGIVHGMMSRLEYFVGSFQVAKHLADFVENILNRDGGLKCYHIGFRAWDLFWEPDFTGRKRKLITVEDFEGFEFLLPSDLDQLVIRNIEQWSGDLCGAFSFKAPSSLREIIVWRWPKLERLCCMSGDCSFCQHLQNLQSLELYKLERLDAIWSEEDEFIGLPNLSQLKISYCDRIERLMGAAALAKFPKLESIEVDSCLSMKEVFATGMSEDDPDLTITFPNSFKRLHLSELPELVSVCDSIIVSESPPDVTACFCRQLRQSHFRHKQSPSASESNIKIRN, from the exons ATGGGGAGACCGAAAAATCCCATCTGGAATCAAGTTACTATAATAGCAGAGAGTGAGAAGGAGAGGAAGTGGTTGTGCAATCGCTGTCGCAAGCAATATGCAGGAGGCGCTACAAGAATTAATGAGCATCTGGGAATTACAAAAGGGAAGGGGAATATCACTTTATGTCCTCGTCGTCACGACCTTCTTGCTAATGAAGGAGTAAACAATTCTATGTTGCCTGGTTCAAGTAATCAAATGGAAGCTCCAAATGAATTTGGTTTAAACAATGGTGTGTTGCCTGCTTCAAGTAATCAATTGGAAGATTCAAATGGATTGGATTCATTAACAG GGTTTGAACTTGCGGATCCTATGAATTCCTACCATGAAAAGGCTGAAGGTCATCGTAATATGATATCTGCTTGCTTTGACGGTCCAATAGATCAAAATGATGTGGCCGGACCCAGCAATATGGTGGAAG ATGAGGTTCTGGAAGGTGGTAGCAGTGGTTTTGAAACTGACATTGAAGATGAGGTTCTGGAAAGTGGTAGCAGTGGTTTTGAAACTGACATTGAAGATGAGGTTCTGGAAGAACTACGTGAATTGGTTGATGAATTAACCGGCTGGGAAGAAGAAGTTAAAGAAGAACTGCAGTGGCTGGAGTATTGTGGTAAGAAGAAGCGTGAAAGGGAAGAAGCCGATGATTGGTTAAAGAAAGCGGAAGACTTTAAAAAAGAAGCTCGTGGCATAATTGACTCGTTCCCTCGGGATGCTTTGCAAGACCTTCAAATGAAAACAGATAACTTACGCTGCAGATTGAACTTGCTGGAGAATGCGACACCTGTCTGCTGTGATGATGATATTCATATGGACGCATATTTCACAAAGATGCGAAAACTTCTAAGGAATGACAATGTCTTCTTCATCAGTGTATGTGGAATGGGAGGAGTGGGAAAAACGTGGCTAGTAACTCACTTTAGGAATCAAATAAGACGGAATAAGAGTTTTAATTTTGAGAATGTATTTTGGGTCACAGTATCCCAAGATTTTAGCATTCTTAAATTGCAAAACTCCATTGCCAAAAGGATAGGTGAAaagcttgatgatgatgatgagataaCCGACAGGGCAGAAATTCTGTCATCTGCACTGGAAAAGATAGATAGATCAGTGCTTATCTTGGATGATGTTTGGAATTATATTGATCTGCAGAAGATAGGAATTCCGCTCAGAATAAATGGGATCAAATTGATTCTAACAAGTCGTCTGAAACATGTGTTCAGACAAATGGATTGCCCGACAAGTAATGTAATAGAAATGGAACCTTTATCGGTGGAAGAACAAGAATGGGAATTATTTTTGCTAAACCTAGGATGTGATGGAAGGCCTGCAAGCCTTTCCGGTGAAGTGGAAAATACTGTAAAATCTGTTGTAAAGATGTGTGAGGGCTTGCCACTTGGAATTACCGTGATGGCAAGATTGATGAAAGGGGTAAATGATGACATCAATATATGGAAACATGCACTAAGCAAACTTGAAGATTCATCAATGGGAgaagacatggaagaagaggttaTAAAGGTATTAAAACGAAGCTATGACCAGCTGGCAGACAAGACTATTCAAAATTGTTTCTTGCAACATGCATTATACAGTGAGGTTTCAGATGAGGTGTTTATTATGAATCTCGTTGATGAAGGGTTAATACAATCAACGAGTAGTTTGGAAAAAATATTTGTCCAGGGGAAAGCAATAGTAGCTAAACTCAATAGCCATTCATTGATAGATTGTTTGTGGGATCCTGATTCCAGTGATTTGCATATGCATGGCTTATTGAGGGAGATGGCAAGTCATATTATGAAGGGAAGGTTCATGCTGAGATGTAGGAAAAGGTTAGATAATATCCCTGAGATGCAGGAGTGGACACCACAGTTGGAGAAAGTTTCATTGATGGGCAATTGTATAGAAGAAATTCCAGAGGGCATATCACCAGAGTGTCCGCAGTTGTCCACCTTGAATTTTAGTATCAATATGATTAGATATATTCCAGATTGTTTTTTCTACCGCATTAAAGCTCTGACTCTACTTGATTTATCCCACAATGAAGAGTTAACATCCTTGCCGAATTCGTTGTCTAGTTTGAGGTGCCTTAAATCATTGTTGCTCAAAGGTTGTCGCTCGTTGGAATCTGTGCCTCCATTGGGGAACCTGCAGGAGCTTTCAAGATTGGTTATTTCAGGGACATCAATTAAGGAAGTACCTGATGGGTTGGAGGTACTGACCAAGTTGAGATGGCTTGATCTATCTCAAAATAGAAAACTCGTGTGTGTAGAATGGTCTGTGATATTTGGTTTGACTAACGTGCAATACCTTAATCTCGAGAAAACATCTATAACAGGAGAAGTAGGAATTGTGCATGGCATGATGAGTAGGTTGGAATATTTTGTAGGCTCTTTTCAGGTAGCTAAGCACTTGGCTGATTTTGTGGAAAATATCCTCAACAGAGATGGTGGACTCAAATGTTATCATATCGGTTTCCGAGCTTGGGATTTGTTTTGGGAACCTGACTTTACTGGGAGGAAAAGGAAGCTCATAACTGTGGAGGATTTCGAAGGATTTGAATTTTTGCTGCCAAGTGACCTTGACCAATTGGTTATAAGAAATATTGAACAGTGGAGCGGAGACTTATGTGGAGCTTTCTCATTCAAAGCTCCTTCTTCACTGAGGGAGATAATAGTGTGGCGTTGGCCAAAATTGGAGAGATTGTGTTGTATGTCTGGTGACTGTTCCTTCTGCCAACATCTCCAAAACCTTCAATCTTTGGAGCTATATAAATTGGAAAGACTAGACGCCATCTGGAGTGAAGAAGACGAATTCATAGGTTTGCCCAACTTGAGTCAATTGAAGATCTCGTATTGTGATAGGATAGAAAGGTTGATGGGAGCTGCGGCACTTGCAAAATTCCCAAAACTAGAGAGTATAGAAGTGGATAGTTGTCTGTCAATGAAAGAGGTATTTGCAACGGGGATGAGCGAGGATGATCCTGATCTCACAATTACGTTCCCCAACTCATTCAAGCGGTTGCATTTATCGGAGCTGCCAGAATTGGTGAGTGTGTGCGACAGCATTATAGTCTCTGAATCCCCTCCAGACGTTACGGCCTGCTTCTGTCGACAACTAAGACAGTCCCACTTTCGGCACAAGCAATCTCCTTCAGCTTCTGAGTCTAATATTAAAATACGAAATTGA